In a genomic window of Nocardia fluminea:
- a CDS encoding DEAD/DEAH box helicase yields MTRKARTLSKITVEQEPGLADTLLTAELDTTHIPPSFAELGVREEIVRALGEIGIERTFAIQELTLPLALAGEDLIGQARTGMGKTFGFGVPLLHRIATADTGTTPLDGTPRALVIVPTRELCIQVTKDLENASKYLTNHQGSLKVAAIYGGRPYDTQIAALRDGVDVVVGTPGRLLDLANQNHLILGKIGVLVLDEADEMLDLGFLPDIERILSMVPDKRQTMLFSATMPGPIITLARTFLTRPTHIRAELANDSAVHDRTAQFVYRAHAMDKAELVARVLQAESRGATMIFTRTKRTAQKVADDLAERGFNVGAVHGDLGQIAREKALTKFRKGTIDVLVATDVAARGIDIDDVTHVINYQCPEDEKTYVHRIGRTGRAGRTGVAITLIDWDELHRWESINKALGLNMADPAETYSRSPHLYSDLGIPEGITGVIRKPAAPARDDDAVVEERTERPKSSRSRRRTRAGTPITEGTESATTTESSDEAAEGDKPARRRRRRRKPAEAGEASTTESATSEPDDAPESAPADGDDAAKPARRRRRRKPAEATASDAAATVDA; encoded by the coding sequence ATGACGAGGAAGGCACGAACACTGAGCAAGATCACTGTCGAACAGGAACCCGGTTTGGCCGACACACTCCTGACGGCCGAGCTGGACACCACCCACATCCCGCCGAGTTTTGCCGAATTGGGCGTGCGCGAAGAAATCGTGCGCGCACTCGGCGAGATCGGGATCGAACGCACCTTCGCGATTCAGGAACTCACCCTTCCGCTGGCACTGGCCGGCGAGGATCTCATCGGCCAGGCCCGCACCGGCATGGGCAAGACCTTCGGTTTCGGCGTGCCGCTGCTGCACCGCATCGCCACCGCCGACACCGGCACCACCCCGCTCGACGGCACCCCGCGCGCACTGGTGATCGTGCCGACGCGCGAGCTGTGCATCCAGGTCACCAAGGACCTGGAGAACGCGAGCAAGTACCTGACCAACCACCAGGGTTCGCTGAAGGTCGCCGCCATCTACGGCGGCCGCCCGTACGACACCCAGATCGCCGCACTGCGCGACGGCGTCGACGTGGTCGTCGGCACCCCCGGTCGCCTGCTGGATCTGGCGAACCAGAACCACCTGATCCTGGGCAAGATCGGCGTGCTCGTCCTCGACGAGGCCGACGAGATGCTCGACCTGGGCTTCCTGCCCGATATCGAGCGCATCCTGTCGATGGTGCCCGACAAGCGTCAGACGATGCTGTTCTCGGCCACCATGCCCGGCCCGATCATCACCCTGGCCCGCACCTTCCTGACCAGGCCGACGCACATCCGCGCCGAGCTCGCCAACGACTCCGCGGTGCACGATCGCACCGCCCAGTTCGTCTATCGGGCGCACGCGATGGACAAGGCCGAACTGGTCGCGCGCGTGCTGCAGGCGGAGTCCCGCGGCGCGACGATGATCTTCACCCGCACCAAGCGCACCGCGCAGAAGGTGGCCGACGATCTCGCCGAGCGTGGTTTCAATGTCGGCGCCGTGCACGGTGACCTCGGTCAGATCGCCCGCGAGAAGGCGCTGACCAAGTTCCGCAAGGGCACCATCGACGTGCTCGTGGCCACCGATGTCGCCGCGCGCGGTATCGACATCGACGACGTCACCCACGTCATCAACTACCAGTGCCCCGAGGACGAGAAGACCTACGTGCACCGGATCGGCCGCACCGGCCGCGCCGGCCGCACCGGTGTCGCGATCACCCTCATCGACTGGGACGAGCTGCACCGCTGGGAGTCGATCAACAAGGCCCTCGGCCTGAACATGGCCGACCCCGCCGAGACCTACTCGCGCTCCCCCCACCTCTACAGCGACCTCGGCATCCCCGAGGGCATCACCGGCGTGATCCGCAAGCCCGCGGCCCCCGCCCGCGACGACGACGCCGTAGTCGAGGAACGCACCGAGCGCCCCAAGTCCTCCCGCAGCCGCCGCCGCACCCGCGCGGGCACCCCCATCACCGAAGGCACCGAATCGGCCACAACCACCGAGTCGTCCGACGAGGCCGCCGAAGGCGACAAGCCCGCCCGCCGCAGGCGCCGCCGCCGCAAGCCCGCCGAAGCAGGCGAAGCAAGCACCACCGAGTCGGCCACCAGCGAACCTGACGACGCCCCCGAATCGGCCCCGGCCGACGGCGACGACGCAGCCAAGCCGGCCCGCCGCAGGCGTCGCCGCAAGCCCGCGGAAGCCACCGCGTCGGACGCGGCAGCCACCGTAGACGCCTGA
- a CDS encoding alpha/beta fold hydrolase: MSITDTVTTAARNAWALSFGAGIEPVDPAPSTVLWDEPHRLLRRYDTEFQSAASDSAVLLVPPLAAPATCFDLRRDQSLARYLVETGRAPYLVDYGDITFADRRMGFEDWITDILPEAILRVSADRGGAPVDLIGWSVGGMFSLLTAAANPELPIRSVTGVGPPLDYDKMLGIPQLRAVAGLTGGWGATAVVRAAGGIPAPLTKLAYRLAAYDRELARPRFIAGNITNTETLAKMESIDRFQAAMPGYPGRFYNQLWGRMMLANDIGNGRLELRDRTVELADVRVPVLLIGGKSDVITPHAAVEAGLRTLTGAPSVTYELVPGSHLGILTGPQARETTWAHLDKFLAERD; the protein is encoded by the coding sequence GTGAGTATCACCGACACCGTCACCACTGCCGCGCGCAACGCGTGGGCGCTGAGCTTCGGCGCAGGAATCGAGCCCGTCGACCCGGCGCCCTCGACCGTGCTGTGGGACGAGCCGCACCGTCTGCTGCGTCGCTACGATACCGAATTCCAGTCCGCGGCAAGCGATTCCGCGGTCTTGTTGGTGCCGCCTCTGGCCGCGCCCGCCACCTGCTTCGACCTGCGCCGCGACCAGAGCCTGGCCAGGTACCTGGTGGAGACCGGCCGCGCGCCCTACCTGGTCGACTACGGCGACATCACCTTCGCCGATCGCCGGATGGGCTTCGAGGACTGGATCACCGACATCCTGCCCGAGGCGATCCTGCGCGTGAGCGCCGATCGCGGCGGTGCCCCGGTGGACCTGATCGGCTGGTCCGTCGGCGGGATGTTCTCGCTGCTCACCGCTGCCGCGAACCCGGAGCTGCCGATCCGGTCGGTCACCGGGGTCGGCCCGCCGCTCGACTACGACAAGATGCTCGGCATTCCGCAGCTGCGGGCGGTCGCCGGCCTCACCGGCGGCTGGGGCGCCACCGCGGTCGTCCGGGCCGCGGGCGGCATTCCGGCACCGCTGACCAAGCTGGCCTACCGGCTCGCCGCCTACGACCGGGAACTGGCGCGACCGAGATTCATCGCCGGCAACATCACCAACACCGAGACCTTGGCCAAGATGGAATCCATCGACCGTTTCCAGGCCGCCATGCCCGGTTACCCCGGCCGCTTCTACAACCAGCTGTGGGGCCGGATGATGCTGGCCAACGACATCGGCAACGGCAGGCTCGAACTGCGCGACCGGACCGTCGAACTCGCCGACGTGCGTGTGCCGGTTCTGCTGATCGGCGGCAAGTCCGACGTGATCACCCCCCATGCCGCTGTCGAGGCCGGTTTGCGCACGCTGACGGGCGCGCCTTCGGTCACCTACGAGCTCGTTCCGGGCAGCCACCTCGGCATTCTCACCGGACCGCAGGCCCGCGAAACCACCTGGGCGCACCTGGACAAGTTCCTGGCCGAACGCGACTGA
- a CDS encoding acid phosphatase, whose translation MSTSDARLVLLRHGETEWSSQRKHTSFTDLPLTELGEAQAVAAGLVLKSLDLRDPLCFTSPRLRARHTAELAGLSPIEVDDDLVEWNYGEYEGITTARIRETVPGWTVWTAPVPGGETAEQVGARADRVLSRVEPRLPQRDVVLVGHGHFSRVLIARWAQFAVREGRRFALSTGAVSVLGFDHDAHSIWGHNLTTRIEPIEGIAR comes from the coding sequence ATGTCCACCTCCGATGCCCGCCTGGTCCTGCTGCGCCACGGCGAAACCGAGTGGTCGAGTCAGCGCAAGCACACCAGCTTCACCGACTTGCCGCTGACCGAACTGGGCGAAGCCCAAGCCGTCGCGGCCGGGCTGGTGCTGAAATCCCTCGACCTGCGCGATCCGCTCTGCTTCACCAGTCCGCGGCTGCGGGCCAGGCACACCGCCGAACTGGCCGGGCTGTCGCCGATCGAGGTCGACGACGATCTGGTGGAGTGGAACTACGGCGAGTACGAGGGCATCACGACCGCGCGGATCCGCGAGACCGTCCCCGGCTGGACCGTGTGGACCGCGCCCGTCCCCGGCGGCGAGACGGCCGAGCAGGTGGGCGCGCGGGCCGATCGGGTGCTGTCCCGGGTCGAGCCCCGGCTGCCGCAGCGCGACGTGGTCCTGGTCGGTCACGGGCACTTCTCGCGGGTGCTGATCGCGCGCTGGGCGCAGTTCGCGGTGCGCGAGGGCCGCCGGTTCGCGCTGTCGACCGGGGCGGTGAGCGTGCTCGGCTTCGACCACGACGCCCACTCCATCTGGGGCCACAACCTGACGACCCGCATCGAGCCGATCGAAGGAATTGCGCGATGA
- a CDS encoding sigma-70 family RNA polymerase sigma factor, with the protein MTSDDDVVSDGASGTEVDEAELAARFERDALPMIDQLYGAALRMTRNPADAEDLVQETFVKAFQGFKSFREGTNLRAWLYRILTNTYINSYRKKQRQPAQYPTDEITDWQLAATAEHSSVGLRSAEVEALDALPDDEIKSALQQLPDEFRMAVYYADVEGFPYKEIADIMGTPIGTVMSRLHRGRKQLKGLLADVARERGFDRGERQEVVK; encoded by the coding sequence GTGACGAGCGACGACGACGTGGTGTCCGACGGTGCGTCCGGGACAGAGGTCGACGAAGCCGAGCTGGCGGCCCGGTTCGAGCGCGATGCGCTCCCGATGATCGACCAGCTGTACGGCGCCGCCCTGCGGATGACCAGGAACCCGGCCGATGCCGAGGACCTGGTGCAGGAGACGTTCGTGAAGGCGTTCCAGGGGTTCAAGTCCTTCCGGGAGGGCACCAATCTGCGTGCCTGGCTGTACCGGATCCTGACCAACACCTACATCAATTCCTACCGCAAGAAGCAGCGTCAGCCCGCGCAGTACCCGACCGACGAGATCACCGACTGGCAGCTGGCGGCCACCGCCGAGCACTCCTCGGTGGGTCTGCGCTCGGCCGAGGTGGAGGCGCTCGACGCCCTGCCCGACGACGAGATCAAGTCCGCGCTCCAGCAGCTGCCGGACGAATTCCGGATGGCGGTGTACTACGCCGATGTCGAGGGCTTCCCGTACAAGGAGATCGCCGACATCATGGGCACCCCCATCGGTACCGTGATGTCTCGGCTGCACCGCGGACGTAAGCAGCTCAAGGGCCTGCTCGCCGATGTGGCGCGCGAACGTGGATTCGACCGTGGGGAACGCCAGGAGGTAGTCAAGTGA
- a CDS encoding GNAT family N-acetyltransferase, with product MSALVRRATRADVTAMVGLVHDLAEYEKAPAECTLTPEQLRSALFGPSPALFAHVAENDGDVVGCAIWFLNYSTWDGVHGIYLEDLYVRPETRGTGLGRALIAALAAEAVEHGYSRVSWSVLTWNTPSIEFYRSLGAAPQDEWIGYRLAGAELSALAATAG from the coding sequence ATGAGCGCACTCGTCCGCCGCGCCACCCGCGCCGACGTGACCGCCATGGTCGGGCTCGTCCACGATCTGGCCGAGTACGAGAAGGCGCCCGCCGAGTGCACCCTCACCCCGGAGCAGTTGCGGTCCGCGCTGTTCGGGCCCTCCCCCGCGCTCTTCGCGCACGTGGCCGAGAACGACGGCGACGTGGTCGGCTGTGCCATCTGGTTCCTGAACTACTCCACCTGGGACGGCGTGCACGGCATCTACCTGGAGGACCTGTACGTGCGGCCAGAGACCCGCGGTACGGGGCTGGGCCGCGCGCTGATCGCGGCGCTGGCCGCCGAGGCGGTCGAACACGGCTACAGCCGGGTGTCGTGGTCGGTGCTCACCTGGAACACGCCCTCGATCGAGTTCTATCGATCCCTCGGCGCCGCACCGCAGGACGAGTGGATCGGCTATCGCCTCGCCGGTGCCGAACTGTCGGCGCTGGCCGCCACAGCGGGCTGA
- a CDS encoding Rv3212 family protein, which produces MLAPERRTRADIFVAIAIAVTLIVAAFVVWARADATGTDSVTAASPAPTITAATQLPTTLREQWHAADESSRRALTSGNVVVTGDHGTVSGRDPVSGNQLWWYRRDMPLCGVESQFGTVIATYRDQRGCSQSVMLEADTGERRVARSSYMDDEIRVSGDGTYLLALGANRLEMWRSDLVRTLEYGYVDAPVNPNTQPRSGCALRSAASSSSRLAVLERCPGDATNRLTVLNPAPKESTAPEEHGSRVLTAPGADSPDVRVIAVSDNKIAVYYPPTEPTATGLGLPARIAVHDGTGNEIATHQLAAPWDERATVTRLGSAIYVFTGDSLIALSSSTLQPVWTVRDALGTPALMAGRLLVPVSGGQLAVDSGNGATVAEIPLTRTDYRGDTISTAVLGNTVFERRGGQLYALG; this is translated from the coding sequence GTGCTCGCACCCGAACGGCGGACACGCGCCGACATCTTCGTAGCAATCGCAATCGCCGTCACTCTCATAGTGGCGGCGTTCGTCGTCTGGGCGCGTGCCGACGCCACCGGGACCGATTCGGTGACCGCCGCCTCGCCCGCACCCACCATCACCGCGGCCACCCAGCTGCCCACCACCTTGCGCGAGCAGTGGCATGCCGCCGACGAGTCGAGCAGGCGGGCGCTCACCTCGGGCAATGTGGTGGTGACCGGCGACCACGGCACCGTGAGCGGACGTGATCCGGTCAGCGGTAATCAGCTGTGGTGGTATCGCCGGGACATGCCGCTGTGCGGGGTCGAGTCGCAGTTCGGGACCGTGATCGCCACCTATCGCGATCAGCGTGGGTGCAGTCAGTCGGTGATGCTCGAGGCCGATACCGGTGAGCGCCGGGTCGCGCGCAGCAGCTACATGGACGACGAGATCCGCGTCAGCGGCGACGGCACCTACCTGCTGGCGCTCGGCGCGAACCGGCTGGAGATGTGGCGCTCGGATCTGGTGCGCACCCTCGAGTACGGCTATGTCGATGCCCCGGTGAACCCGAACACCCAGCCGCGCAGCGGATGTGCGCTGCGGTCGGCCGCGTCGAGTTCCTCGCGTCTGGCGGTGCTCGAGCGCTGCCCCGGCGACGCGACCAACCGGCTCACGGTGCTCAATCCGGCGCCGAAGGAGTCGACCGCCCCCGAGGAGCACGGCTCGCGAGTGCTCACCGCACCGGGCGCGGACTCCCCTGACGTGCGGGTGATCGCGGTGTCGGACAACAAGATCGCCGTCTACTATCCGCCGACAGAGCCCACCGCGACCGGCCTCGGACTGCCCGCCAGGATCGCCGTGCACGACGGCACCGGTAACGAGATCGCGACCCACCAGCTCGCCGCGCCGTGGGACGAGCGCGCCACGGTGACCCGCCTCGGCTCGGCGATCTACGTCTTCACGGGCGACAGCCTGATCGCCTTGAGCTCGAGCACCTTGCAGCCGGTCTGGACCGTGCGCGATGCGCTGGGCACCCCCGCGCTGATGGCGGGCAGGCTGCTGGTCCCGGTCTCCGGCGGGCAGCTCGCGGTGGACAGCGGCAACGGCGCGACCGTCGCCGAGATCCCCCTCACGCGCACGGACTACCGCGGCGACACCATCTCCACCGCCGTCCTGGGCAACACGGTCTTCGAACGACGCGGCGGACAGCTCTACGCGCTCGGCTGA
- a CDS encoding WhiB family transcriptional regulator, producing MDWRHKAICRDEDPELFFPVGNSGPALAQIADAKLVCARCPVTADCLSWALKSGQDAGVWGGMSEDERRALKRRNARTRTRTSV from the coding sequence ATGGACTGGCGCCACAAGGCCATCTGTCGCGATGAGGACCCCGAACTGTTCTTCCCGGTGGGTAACAGTGGTCCTGCGCTCGCGCAGATTGCCGATGCCAAGCTGGTCTGCGCCCGCTGCCCCGTCACGGCCGATTGCCTGTCATGGGCCCTCAAGTCCGGACAGGATGCCGGCGTGTGGGGTGGAATGAGCGAAGACGAGCGTCGCGCGCTCAAGCGGCGCAACGCGCGCACCCGTACGCGTACCTCCGTCTAG
- a CDS encoding 50S ribosomal protein bL37 → MGKRGRKKRSRKGNAANHGKRPNA, encoded by the coding sequence ATGGGTAAGCGTGGACGTAAGAAGCGCAGCCGCAAGGGCAACGCCGCGAACCACGGCAAGCGTCCTAACGCTTGA
- the rsrA gene encoding mycothiol system anti-sigma-R factor — protein MDCTAVLADVWLMLDNECDQATRQRLQEHMDHCSPCIEAYGIEEKIKGLLSRKCGGEHAPEGLRDRLKLEIHRSISVTRIETTEG, from the coding sequence ATGGACTGCACCGCGGTCCTCGCGGATGTGTGGCTCATGCTCGACAACGAGTGCGATCAGGCCACCCGCCAGCGCTTGCAGGAGCACATGGATCACTGCAGCCCGTGCATCGAGGCCTATGGCATCGAGGAGAAGATCAAGGGTCTGCTCAGCCGCAAATGCGGCGGCGAGCACGCTCCCGAAGGTCTGCGCGACCGGCTGAAACTGGAGATCCACCGGTCGATCTCGGTCACCAGGATCGAAACCACCGAAGGCTGA
- a CDS encoding endonuclease V gives MRIALPHDWPRTPEEAIALQDELRPSVSTENPAPPRFSTAAGIDSAYAEDGTVATAAVIIDIATMKTVESAVAHGISEFPYVPGLLAFRELPATVAALGKLTATPDLLVCDAQGLAHPRRFGLACHVGLLTGIPTIGVAKSVWGEYRAPGPRRGDASDVTIDGEVVGRALRTRDEVKPLFVSVGHRIDLDTACDRVLALTQGFRQPETTRRADHLCREALRAATA, from the coding sequence GTGCGCATCGCGTTGCCCCACGATTGGCCGCGGACGCCCGAGGAGGCGATCGCACTCCAGGACGAACTGCGCCCTTCGGTATCCACCGAAAACCCCGCGCCACCGCGATTTTCGACGGCGGCCGGAATTGATTCGGCGTATGCCGAGGACGGCACCGTCGCGACGGCTGCGGTAATTATCGACATCGCCACCATGAAAACGGTGGAATCGGCAGTCGCACACGGTATTTCGGAATTCCCTTATGTGCCGGGACTACTCGCGTTCCGGGAACTGCCGGCGACGGTTGCCGCATTGGGGAAACTCACCGCCACACCGGATCTGCTCGTGTGCGACGCACAGGGACTGGCGCATCCGCGGCGTTTCGGATTGGCGTGTCACGTCGGATTGCTGACCGGAATTCCGACCATCGGTGTCGCCAAATCGGTGTGGGGCGAATATCGCGCGCCCGGGCCACGGCGCGGCGACGCCAGCGATGTGACGATCGACGGCGAGGTCGTGGGGCGGGCACTGCGCACCCGCGACGAGGTGAAGCCGCTGTTCGTCTCGGTCGGCCACCGCATCGACCTCGACACCGCCTGCGACCGGGTACTGGCCCTCACGCAGGGGTTTCGGCAACCCGAGACCACCCGCCGAGCCGACCACCTGTGCCGCGAGGCACTGCGCGCGGCGACGGCCTGA
- a CDS encoding sensor histidine kinase — MATLSELLAEHTDLPGIAVDHLQRVVGDWQLLADLSFSDLLLWVGAGPVVDGSDVVCVAQIRPTTAPTVHLDDKVDTTASRADFPQVFDALLSGNTVRTDAEVEVSGVYHPSPVHAVREAIPVRCGDDVIAVLSRDSDLARSRVRSTLETAYVSCADDLCQMIADGSFPTPEDRAATHSSPRAGDGFIRLDTEGIVVYASPNALSAYHRMGMQADLVGQDLAVTTRSLITDPFDAQEVVADIQAALAGRTGRRMEVEARGATVLLRTLVLRPVGELAGPAVLVRDVTEVKRRDRALLSKDATIREIHHRVKNNLQTVAALLRLQARRTENPEAQVALTESVRRVTSIASVHEMLSMSVDEEVDLDEVIDRLLPIMADVATVHTARIKVRRAGSLGVFSAERATPLVMVLTELVQNAIEHAFDAGENGTVTIRSERSARWLDVIISDDGRGLPSGFSLEGSDRLGLQIVRTLVTSELGGSIGLHPGADVGTDAVLRVPLGRRSGR; from the coding sequence GTGGCAACACTGAGCGAGCTCCTGGCCGAACACACCGACCTTCCCGGCATCGCCGTGGACCATCTGCAACGGGTGGTGGGTGATTGGCAGTTGCTCGCCGACCTCTCGTTCTCCGATCTGCTGCTGTGGGTGGGCGCCGGCCCGGTCGTCGACGGTTCCGATGTGGTATGTGTGGCCCAGATCCGGCCGACGACCGCGCCGACCGTGCATCTCGACGACAAGGTCGACACCACCGCCTCGCGCGCCGACTTCCCGCAGGTCTTCGATGCCCTGCTCAGCGGAAACACCGTGCGCACCGACGCCGAGGTCGAGGTGAGCGGGGTCTACCACCCCAGTCCGGTGCACGCGGTGCGCGAAGCGATCCCGGTGCGCTGCGGCGACGATGTGATCGCCGTGCTCAGCCGCGATTCCGACCTGGCGCGTTCGCGGGTCCGCAGCACCCTCGAAACGGCGTATGTCTCGTGCGCCGACGATCTGTGCCAGATGATCGCCGACGGCAGTTTCCCGACGCCGGAGGATCGCGCGGCGACGCACTCGAGCCCGCGCGCGGGCGATGGTTTCATCCGCCTCGATACCGAGGGCATCGTCGTCTACGCCAGCCCGAACGCGCTCTCGGCCTACCACCGGATGGGCATGCAGGCCGATCTCGTCGGCCAGGATCTCGCGGTGACCACTCGTTCCCTGATCACCGACCCGTTCGACGCCCAGGAGGTGGTGGCCGATATCCAGGCCGCGCTGGCCGGGCGAACCGGGCGCCGGATGGAGGTCGAGGCCCGCGGGGCGACGGTGCTGTTGCGCACGCTGGTGCTGCGTCCGGTCGGGGAACTGGCCGGGCCCGCGGTGCTGGTCCGCGACGTCACCGAGGTGAAGCGGCGCGATCGCGCGCTGCTGAGCAAGGACGCCACGATCCGTGAGATCCATCACCGGGTGAAGAACAATCTGCAAACGGTGGCGGCGCTGCTGCGGTTACAGGCCCGCCGTACGGAGAACCCGGAAGCCCAAGTGGCACTGACGGAGTCGGTGCGCCGGGTCACCTCCATCGCCTCGGTACACGAGATGCTGTCGATGTCGGTGGACGAGGAAGTCGACCTCGACGAGGTCATCGACCGGCTGCTGCCGATCATGGCCGATGTGGCGACGGTGCACACCGCGCGGATCAAGGTGCGCCGTGCGGGTTCGCTCGGGGTGTTCTCCGCCGAACGGGCGACGCCGCTGGTGATGGTGCTGACCGAACTGGTGCAGAACGCGATCGAGCACGCCTTCGACGCGGGGGAGAACGGTACCGTGACGATTCGCTCGGAACGTTCGGCCCGCTGGCTCGACGTGATCATCTCCGACGACGGCCGTGGCCTGCCGTCAGGGTTCAGTCTGGAAGGTTCCGACCGGTTGGGATTGCAGATCGTGCGCACCCTGGTGACGTCGGAACTGGGCGGCTCGATCGGTTTGCATCCCGGTGCCGATGTGGGCACCGACGCGGTGTTGCGAGTGCCGCTCGGACGTCGCTCCGGACGCTGA
- a CDS encoding diacylglycerol/lipid kinase family protein — protein sequence MRTLLIVNPNATSTTPATRDLLAHALESRTQLTVAHTQHRGHAAELAQWASTQEMDLIVVHGGDGTVNETINGFLPMPQVGDDQVWRPRLGIIPGGSANVFARALGISADPVTATNQLIDLLARDADRRIGLGLADDRWFTFSAGVGLDADVCESIDAARAKGRKATPARYLRTTVRQFFRARRRDPSATVEVTGRDPVEEVYYAFVTNSSPWTYLEDRPVRTNPTTTFESGLGVFAVRSMSVPRTLLLARQLLAENGNPKSPILFRADDVPSVRIETSEEIGLQIDGDFIGKRKMVHFTSVPSVLDVVAPKPS from the coding sequence GTGCGGACGCTGCTCATTGTCAATCCCAATGCCACCTCGACGACCCCGGCCACCCGGGATCTGCTCGCTCACGCCTTGGAGAGCCGAACGCAGCTCACCGTTGCGCACACCCAGCATCGCGGTCACGCGGCCGAACTGGCCCAGTGGGCATCGACCCAGGAAATGGACCTGATCGTCGTGCACGGAGGCGATGGGACGGTCAACGAGACCATCAACGGCTTCCTTCCGATGCCCCAGGTCGGCGACGACCAGGTGTGGCGCCCGCGTCTCGGGATCATCCCGGGCGGCTCGGCGAACGTCTTCGCCCGCGCGCTCGGCATCTCGGCCGATCCGGTGACGGCAACCAATCAGCTCATCGATCTGCTGGCGCGCGACGCCGACCGCCGGATCGGGCTCGGCCTCGCCGACGACCGGTGGTTCACCTTCAGCGCGGGCGTCGGCCTCGACGCCGATGTGTGCGAGTCGATCGACGCCGCGCGCGCCAAGGGCCGCAAGGCGACGCCCGCGCGCTATCTGCGCACCACGGTGCGGCAGTTCTTCCGGGCCCGGCGCCGGGATCCGAGTGCCACCGTCGAGGTCACGGGACGGGATCCGGTCGAGGAGGTCTATTACGCCTTCGTCACGAATTCGAGCCCGTGGACCTATCTCGAGGATCGTCCGGTTCGCACGAATCCCACCACCACCTTCGAATCGGGCCTCGGCGTGTTCGCGGTGCGGTCGATGAGTGTGCCCCGCACCCTGCTGCTTGCCCGGCAGTTGCTGGCCGAGAATGGAAACCCCAAGTCGCCCATACTTTTCCGCGCCGACGACGTGCCGTCCGTGCGCATCGAGACGAGCGAGGAGATCGGCCTGCAAATCGATGGCGACTTCATCGGAAAACGCAAGATGGTGCATTTCACATCCGTCCCCAGCGTCCTGGACGTGGTGGCCCCCAAGCCGTCCTGA
- a CDS encoding biotin/lipoyl-binding carrier protein translates to MPEEVRAEMVSTVLAVEVTVGEHVQVDQTLVLLESMKMEIPVLTEVEGDITSVDVSPGQVLQAGDLIATIA, encoded by the coding sequence ATGCCTGAAGAAGTGCGCGCGGAGATGGTCTCGACCGTGCTCGCTGTCGAGGTCACCGTGGGCGAACACGTCCAGGTGGACCAGACACTGGTGCTGCTCGAATCGATGAAGATGGAGATCCCGGTGCTCACCGAGGTCGAGGGTGACATCACGTCGGTCGACGTCAGCCCTGGCCAGGTTCTCCAGGCGGGCGACCTCATCGCCACCATCGCGTAA
- a CDS encoding ferritin-like fold-containing protein, with amino-acid sequence MGAQTSAAPEFFSTEPLAADHAGVTELFAVLAYGELSAFYRLAEEAKQAPSLRGRIGVAKMAAAELAHFETLEAALTERGADAEAAMARYQGALDSYHASTDPSTWLESMVKFYVADGLAADFYTEIAGALPAEVSDVVRDVLAETGHSQFVVDEVRSAVAASRSERDRLTLWGRRLLGEAITQAQFVMAQRDELAELVLAATGDLNGIATLFDRMQERHAARMAELGL; translated from the coding sequence ATGGGAGCCCAGACCTCTGCCGCGCCGGAATTCTTCTCGACCGAGCCGCTCGCCGCGGACCACGCGGGGGTGACGGAACTGTTCGCGGTCCTCGCCTACGGCGAGCTGTCCGCGTTCTACCGGCTAGCCGAAGAGGCGAAGCAGGCGCCGTCGCTGCGTGGCCGGATCGGCGTCGCCAAGATGGCCGCCGCCGAGCTCGCGCACTTCGAGACGCTCGAGGCCGCGCTCACCGAGCGCGGCGCCGACGCCGAGGCGGCGATGGCGCGGTACCAGGGCGCGCTCGACTCCTACCACGCCTCCACCGACCCCTCGACCTGGCTCGAGTCGATGGTGAAGTTCTACGTCGCCGACGGCCTGGCCGCCGACTTCTACACCGAGATCGCGGGCGCCCTGCCCGCCGAGGTCTCCGACGTGGTGCGCGACGTCCTCGCCGAGACCGGGCACTCCCAGTTCGTCGTCGACGAGGTCCGCAGCGCGGTGGCCGCCAGCCGCTCCGAGCGTGACCGCCTCACCCTGTGGGGGCGCAGGCTGCTCGGCGAGGCGATCACCCAGGCGCAGTTCGTGATGGCCCAGCGCGACGAACTGGCCGAACTGGTCCTCGCCGCCACCGGCGACCTCAACGGCATCGCGACCCTGTTCGACCGCATGCAGGAACGTCACGCGGCCCGCATGGCCGAACTCGGGCTGTAG